A section of the Phaseolus vulgaris cultivar G19833 chromosome 8, P. vulgaris v2.0, whole genome shotgun sequence genome encodes:
- the LOC137824595 gene encoding protein ALP1-like, with protein sequence MEYLVHIEQSRHIIRMGPKAFIKLCERIRETGLVKDAYRSTVEEQVAKFLHIIGHNVKNRSVSFFFHRSGETVSRHFHNVLSAILRLEGNSYCLGAIDGSHVHAKVARADAPRFRGRKDWLTQNIFAACDFDTKFTYVLVGWEGTASDSRILKDALVRGDPLVIPEGKYYLGDAGFMLKRNIITPYRGLRYHLKEYSRRGPQNAKELFNHRHSSLRNVIERTFGVIKKRFPIIASGTEPHYDVDTMTKIVLACCIVHNFLRGIENDESLLEEVDNELLEQDV encoded by the exons ATGGAGTACTTGGTTCACATTGAACAATCTCGTCACATTATTCGCATGGGACCGAAAGCTTTCATTAAATTATGTGAACGAATACGGGAAACTGGACTTGTTAAAGATGCATATCGATCAACCGTGGAAGAACAAGTAGCGAAATTTCTCCACATTATTGGGCATAATGTGAAGAATCGAAGTGTGTCATTCTTTTTCCATCGGTCTGGAGAAACAGTTTCTCGtcactttcataatgttttgaGTGCAATTTTAAGGTTGGAGGGGAATTCTT ATTGTTTAGGGGCCATAGATGGGAGTCATGTACATGCTAAGGTTGCACGTGCTGATGCACCTCGTTTTCGAGGGAGAAAAGATTGGCTAACCCAAAACATATTTGCAGCCTGTGACTTTGACACGAAGTTCACATATGTCTTAGTCGGTTGGGAAGGAACTGCCTCCGATTCAAGGATATTGAAAGATGCTTTGGTACGAGGCGATCCTTTGGTTATTCCAGAAG GAAAATACTATCTTGGTGATGCAGGTTTTATGTTAAAACGAAATATAATAACACCTTATCGCGGGTTGAGATACCATTTGAAAGAATATTCACGAAGAGGGCCACAAAATGCAAAAGAGTTGTTTAATCATCGACATTCATCACTTAGGAACGTAATTGAGAGAACCTTTGGGGTGattaaaaaacgttttccaattaTAGCCAGTGGGACTGAGCCACATTATGATGTGGATACTAtgacaaaaattgttttagcttgttgTATTGTGCATAACTTTCTACGCGGGATCGAGAATGATGAGTCTCTGCTTGAAGAAGTAGATAATGAATTGTTAGAACAAGATGTCTAA